GAAATTGTCTTTTTATTTCCAAACAATCACCTTCTTTCTATGTTGATCGGTCCTTGCGTGTAGCAAAGCGGATAAACACGTCGTAAAATTGCTTTGCATTTAATGGTGAAAGTGGTGACAAATAAGGTTTACCAAATGATTGTAAATGACATAAATGGATCGTCACCAAAATTACCCCTAACATTAAGCCATAAATCCCTAAAATTGACGTAATCATTAAAAAGCCATAGCGAACAATCCTCCACGCTAACGCGAGCGACCAGGTTGGAACCGTAAAAGAAGCAATCGCCGTAATCGAAACGATAATTATCATCAAACTACTGACAATCCCGGCTTCAACAGCAGCTGTTCCAATGACAATCCCACCAACAATCCCAATCGTTTGTCCAACAAAACTCGGTAACCTAATACTTGATTCAACGAGAACATCTAAGGCAAACATCATTAACAATGCCTCAGCTGGAGCTGGTAATGGAATATTGCTCCGTGATTCGGTCATCGTTAGTGCTAATTTGGCAGGAAGCAATTCAGGGTGAAAGCCAACAAGGGCTACATAAAGTGATGGCAGCATCGTCGCGATAAACAGGCACACTAACCTCAACAATCGAATAAAAGTCGTATTCCAGACGAGGTCGTAGTTCTCTTCGCTTGTTTCATATAATTCAATCAGTGTTGTCGGCACGTACAGAACAAACGTCGAGTTATCTACAACGATCACGACCTTACCTTGACTCAATGCAAATGCCGCTCGATCTGGCCGTTCGGTTTGAGACGTCAACGGAAATACTGACATCGGCGAATCTTTGATCTTTTTTCCTAAATGTCCCGCTTGAATGATCGTATCGGTCTCAACACTTTTAATCCGTTTCTCTACTTCCCTGCATAAATCAGGATCAGCATATTCTTCTAAATAGAGCATCGCCACTTTATTATGGCTAAGTGAACCAATTTCAAACTGCTTCGCTTTAAAACGCGGATCACGAATAAATCGTCTCAAAAGCGCTACATTGGTCGCAAAGTCTTCAACAAATCCTGACTTTGGTCCATACACTTGATATTCCGTTTCTGGCGGGCTAATGTTTCGTTTTTCCGTCGTTTCAATCGGAATAACCGCAGGCTTCATTCCTTCCACATGACAGATTGCTTTACCATCTAATATCGCTTGAATTAAGTCTTTCCAACTCGTAGGCTCTCTGATCATTGCACTATATAGTACTTGTTTCAAATCGTTAACAGGAGATTGTTCACCATTTTCGATGCGAAGAATAAAAGGTTCAACAATGGTACTATAAAGAAGGTCCTGATTGACTAAACCGCCCATTGAAAAAATGATAATGTGTTGTCCTGACGGGATCGACAACACTCGTTTTTGAAAATCATCAATATCACTAAGCACCTTTTCAAGTATGTGTTCTAACTGAACAGGATTCATTGGAAATGCCTGTTCTTCTTTTTTAAAGCCTATTTTTTCTTCTAAGAAATCATCATAATCCCTCTCTTCAAAATGAGGGGCCTTCTGCTTTATCTTTTCTAATTGACCTTTAAAGAACATCATTCATCTCCTATTTATAAGCACTCAAAATTTACTATTTTTATTGTGTTCGTGATCAAAGGAAATATACGAAAATTCCCATTGTTGACGTCTGATACCATCTATGGCAACGAGCGTTATGATTTAGAAAAAAATCCTTGTTAACTGAATGAATTTGGCAAGATCACACATAATAGCAAATGCAACGTGAGTCATCGCTTCTATTAGGAGCAGGTCAGAGTTTGGGTGCGGCAACACCATCTAAAGGCTTGCAGCTACACTTACCTAGCCACGAGGATCGGGGGCTATCTCGTATAAAGTAACGACCATGTAAATCGTCCTTAAAAGTTTTACTTTAAAATGATCTCGAACTAAGGGAAGAGTTACTTACGAGACAGGGCCCCTTCCCCTAAAGCCATGCGCATAGAGTCGCTTCTATCGTATCTATTCATACAAGTAGCGAATTGTAGCATTGCCTAC
The nucleotide sequence above comes from Desertibacillus haloalkaliphilus. Encoded proteins:
- a CDS encoding spore germination protein, giving the protein MMFFKGQLEKIKQKAPHFEERDYDDFLEEKIGFKKEEQAFPMNPVQLEHILEKVLSDIDDFQKRVLSIPSGQHIIIFSMGGLVNQDLLYSTIVEPFILRIENGEQSPVNDLKQVLYSAMIREPTSWKDLIQAILDGKAICHVEGMKPAVIPIETTEKRNISPPETEYQVYGPKSGFVEDFATNVALLRRFIRDPRFKAKQFEIGSLSHNKVAMLYLEEYADPDLCREVEKRIKSVETDTIIQAGHLGKKIKDSPMSVFPLTSQTERPDRAAFALSQGKVVIVVDNSTFVLYVPTTLIELYETSEENYDLVWNTTFIRLLRLVCLFIATMLPSLYVALVGFHPELLPAKLALTMTESRSNIPLPAPAEALLMMFALDVLVESSIRLPSFVGQTIGIVGGIVIGTAAVEAGIVSSLMIIIVSITAIASFTVPTWSLALAWRIVRYGFLMITSILGIYGLMLGVILVTIHLCHLQSFGKPYLSPLSPLNAKQFYDVFIRFATRKDRST